The Meriones unguiculatus strain TT.TT164.6M chromosome 6, Bangor_MerUng_6.1, whole genome shotgun sequence genome has a window encoding:
- the LOC110540475 gene encoding LOW QUALITY PROTEIN: RNA-binding motif protein, X-linked 2 (The sequence of the model RefSeq protein was modified relative to this genomic sequence to represent the inferred CDS: deleted 1 base in 1 codon; substituted 1 base at 1 genomic stop codon) yields the protein MNPLTKVKLINELNEREVQLGVAEKVSWHSEYKDSTWIFLGGLPYELTEEGIICVFSQYGEIVNINHVRNTKTGKSKGFCFLCYEDXRSTVLAVDNFNGIKIKGRTILVDHVSHYHAPQESEDVNEVTRELQEKGCGPNTPPSSSPEVSDYEDVIPPKKHKKDQTKKEKKKEKEKPECKVQAELPSCSLSSRSKTFKEEDDHGPQKHNSKNSERVQKYDDREVKRNHSDTFDVRISFQGRAENPEWEPKKEKPKHEHKSSSRREEEEEKSRDKDRKKSSGTHSSKHDGHSESQNRRSRNRILGKSHRRIKHRHSWEWESFNASDGRHY from the exons CGAGAGGTTCAACTTGGGGTGGCAGAAAAGGTGTCTTGGCACTCAGAATACAAGGACAGCACCTGGATCTTTCTTGGAGGGCTTCCGTATGAATTGACAGAAGAAGGCATCATCTGTGTTTTCTCACAATATGGGGAGATTGTCAACATTAATCATGTAAGAAACACAAAGACTGGGAAATCCAAAGGATTCTGTTTCCTGTGCTATGAAGATTAGAGGAGCACAGTTCTGGCTGTTGACAATTTCAATGGAATTAAGATCAAAGGAAGAACTATCCTTGTGGACCATGTGTCACACTACCACGCTCCCCAGGAATCAGAAGATGTGAATGAAGTGACCAGAGAGCTCCAGGAGAAGGGCTGTGGGCCTAATACACCTCCATCAAGTTCTCCTGAGGTCTCTGATTATGAAGATGTCATACCcccaaaaaagcacaaaaaagac cagacaaaaaaagagaaaaagaaagaaaaagagaagcctGAATGCAAGGTACAAGCAGAGCTGCCATCCTGTTCTTTGTCCTCCAGAAGCAAGACATTCAAGGAAGAGGATGACCATGGCCCACAGAAGCACAACAGCAAGAACTCAGAGAGAGTGCAGAAGTATGATGATAGAGAGGTGAAGAGGAATCATTCAGACACCTTTGATGTGAGGATTTCCTTCCAGGGTAGAGCAGAGAACCCTGAGTGGGAGCCAAAGAAAGAGAAACCCAAGCATGAACATAAGTCCTCaagcaggagggaggaagaagaagaaaagagcagagATAAGGATAGAAAGAAGAGCTCAGGGACGCATTCCAGCAAGCATGATGGGCATTCTGAAAGTCAGAATCGTAGGAGTAGAAATAGGATTCTGGGTAAGTCTCATCGTCGTATAAAGCATAGACACTCTTGGGAGTGGGAGTCCTTCAATGCCAGTGATGGGAGACATTACTGA